The following coding sequences are from one Musa acuminata AAA Group cultivar baxijiao chromosome BXJ1-6, Cavendish_Baxijiao_AAA, whole genome shotgun sequence window:
- the LOC135677578 gene encoding putative cyclin-D7-1 produces MMEDSGLCLLCDEEPFVLSPTPPPARASPSSSPPPSMVSSAAVEDRDVILHDLLRREHRYLPCHGYSHQLHRSSYLPAARTRAIQYIILVCNRLNLATGTAFNAVNYLDRFISMNCTVRWEDWMMELLSVACLSIASKMDEVSMPSLHDLQMEELGHSFDARTIQQMELAVLKTLDWRLACITAYTYVEVFTWGLSHVHSPYIPRMIDLLLCALVGTRTSHASRTIITVSAETVRLINLTMFWLVMGIPWPDSRFLRFHQSTVAASALQTLAGSEAAFSLLAHPNPVQNMSEVNECQEMMDDLLRRTQFRKQTPTEENGVIP; encoded by the exons ATGATGGAAGACAGCGGTCTTTGCCTTCTCTGCGACGAGGAGCCCTTCGTTCTCAGCCCGACACCTCCACCTGCACGAGCTTCTCCTTCCTCGTCACCTCCACCGTCGATGGTTAGCAGCGCCGCCGTCGAAGACCGCGACGTTATCCTGCATGATCTCCTGCGGAGGGAGCACCGGTACTTGCCCTGCCATGGCTACTCCCATCAGCTGCATCGATCTTCCTATCTGCCTGCCGCAAGAACCAGAGCGATACAATACATCATACTG GTTTGCAACCGGCTGAATTTAGCCACTGGCACGGCGTTCAACGCTGTGAATTATTTGGATCGCTTCATCTCCATGAATTGTACTGTG AGATGGGAAGATTGGATGATGGAGTTGCTATCGGTGGCCTGCCTATCCATTGCTTCCAAGATGGACGAGGTCTCCATGCCTTCACTGCATGATCTCCAG ATGGAGGAATTGGGGCACTCGTTTGACGCGAGAACGATCCAGCAGATGGAACTGGCGGTCCTCAAGACGCTCGACTGGAGGCTCGCATGCATCACGGCCTACACGTACGTGGAAGTGTTTACGTGGGGTTTAAGTCACGTCCACTCCCCGTACATTCCTCGCATGATCGATCTCCTTCTCTGCGCTTTAGTAGGTACACGAACATCCCATGCATCTCGGACGATCATTACTGTATCAGCGGAGACAGTCCGCCTAATTAATCTGACCATGTTTTGGCTCGTCATGGGAATCCCATGGCCAGACAGCAGATTCCTGAGGTTTCATCAGTCCACCGTGGCGGCATCGGCTCTGCAAACCTTGGCTGGGAGCGAAGCTGCCTTCTCCCTTCTCGCCCATCCGAATCCTGTGCAAAACATG AGCGAGGTGAATGAATGCCAGGAGATGATGGATGACCTCTTAAGACGTACGCAATTCCGTAAACAAACACCGACAGAAGAGAACGGTGTTATCCCGTAG